From Cinclus cinclus chromosome 26, bCinCin1.1, whole genome shotgun sequence, one genomic window encodes:
- the LUZP1 gene encoding leucine zipper protein 1 has translation MAECTGYKETSNRHLRFKLQSLSRRLDELEEATKNLQKAEDELLDLQDKVIQAEGSNSSMLADIEALRKRVLKIEGKDEEIRKAEELCRLMKEKLEEEESLTRDLKSEIELLQRRMAELEKLEEAFSRSKNDCTQLCLSLNEEKNLTKKISTELEILRVKVKELESSEDRLDKTEQTLTAELEKLKSLALSFITERKHFNEREKQNEKIIQELTQKLEQNNKLNRADQTRNASNLLERSSNNLLDRNDMRIEDDLTSALPSKETRRKGSVDYLKHVENETRNKSENQKNKNQEDNKVKDLTQEIEKLKTQIKHFESLEEELKKVRAKNNDLQDSYLSEQNKNKLLTGQLEEIKMQIKKQKDMENGEVENEDTSFSSRGKHDRPKYRGVMADLTAAKHKPRELSPQQRRDRARNRDFSLSNDSYSHTGKRVPSPSLMNRRAGKASGASALSDTAVTDTKKLEEKSLVSTTSGQKEGCIMQNEGKRSKEQPSVLSRYPPAAQEQKSWKALSKPVSDTGLRSKAEKPSQVLRGSCQNGADTRDEKSGKGESMGSLAEKLKTTQDEVSECLRDMQLTRGNYTSSNGTVSAYRYQVSSSVSVSDSAGSKVEAASSFAAPHRQSSEGRAKRAVISQEKEAADTSLESVKLSMLTKRSHHSRSQEDILQILTGLDKEGTEQSSNSATDHVNMGLKTDSKAIQSNQEKLNSDEESGRGKNPTTQSDLETRKKVSSKQLSNSRGVFRASLFENDKRTVDDEDSTKCIKPSDASTGGLKSRRTFSPREALRSKAVIKPAIVEKDMKAVMGGTVSEAESEKQKSAFKTVTNKMSSSITIFPSEPTAPRTTSDTAAKERHVTTSNIRVASNEPSPSMSPNNVPSPFEISINRSALKSSETDRSGEAAPRSKAETVVSRSSIMLKTSELMERTSETPLETMSWKSHGSSDAGSSETKHVTVRSSWRTRQGLYSLEDSQTKVEKSATFSITNLRRSSVDLLEGEGNSSKTDSLEQTSSRTSATANSWSAPDPVLGSRRTKSNLSASELLTCRSYASDSTAAAAWQRTTLPDESKDFVSSSRRKQYGSSEYLLQADTLGKRTATKVELQDPESSSPAPAGLQGEEQSAARACRTSRR, from the exons atGGCAGAATGTACAGGTTACAAGGAAACCTCAAATCGGCACCTGCGTTTCAAATTGCAGAGCCTTAGTCGCCGCCTTGATGAACTGGAGGAAGCAACTAAAAAtctgcagaaagcagaggaTGAACTGCTTGACCTCCAGGACAAAGTTATCCAGGCAGAAGGCAGCAACTCCAGCATGCTGGCTGACATTGAAGCCCTGAGGAAAAGGGTGCTGAAGATTGAAGGCAAGGATGAAGAAATTAGGAAGGCTGAAGAGCTTTGCAGATTAATGAAAGAGAAACTTGAAGAGGAGGAGAGCCTCACTCGAGATCTGAAGTCTGAAATTGAGCTCCTTCAGAGGAGaatggcagagctggagaagctggaggaGGCTTTCAGCAGGAGCAAGAATGACTGTACACAGCTGTGTCTTAGCCTCAATGAAGAAAAGAACTTGACCAAAAAGATATCTACAGAATTAGAAATACTTAGAGTGAAAGTGAAAGAACTGGAATCATCTGAGGACAGGCTGGATAAAACTGAGCAGACCTTAACAGCTGAGttagaaaagctgaaatccttAGCCCTGAGCTTtatcacagaaagaaaacactttaatgaaagagaaaagcaaaatgaaaaaataatccagGAGCTAACACAGAAACTAGAACAAAACAATAAACTAAATAGGGCAGATCAAACTAGAAATGCATCCAACTTGCTGGAAAGGTCATCCAACAATCTCCTGGACAGAAATGATATGAGAATTGAAGATGATTTGACTTCTGCACTGCCTTCTAAGGAGACCAGGAGGAAGGGAAGTGTGGATTACCTGAAACACGTAGAAAATGAAACCAGGAATAAATCAGAAaaccaaaagaataaaaaccagGAAGACAACAAAGTGAAAGATCTCACCCAAGAAATCGAGAAACTTAAAACTCAGATCAAACATTTTGAATCTTTAGAAGAAGAACTTAAAAAAGTAAGAGCCAAAAATAATGATCTGCAAGACAGTTACTTAAGTgagcagaataaaaacaaactcCTAACAGGTCAgctagaagaaataaaaatgcaaataaagaaacagaaagataTGGAGAATGGAGAAGTTGAAAATGAAGATACAAGCTTTTCTAGCAGGGGAAAACATGACAGACCTAAATACAGAGGTGTCATGGCTGATTTGACAGCTGCTAAGCACAAGCCAAGGGAGCTCTCACCGCAGCAGCGCCGGGACAGAGCACGGAACAGAGACTTCTCCCTCAGTAATGACAGCTACAGCCACACTGGAAAGAGGGTGCCCAGTCCGAGCTTAATGAACAGAAGAGCAGGGAAAGCTTCTGGTGCATCTGCCCTTTCAGACACTGCTGTCACAGATACAAAAAAACTGGAGGAGAAATCTTTAGTTTCCACTACTTCTGGTCAGAAGGAAGGCTGCATCATGCAGAATGAGGGGAAGAGATCCAAAGAGCAGCCATCTGTCCTCAGCCGATATCCTCCTGCTGCACAGGAGCAGAAGTCTTGGAAAGCACTTTCCAAACCTGTCAGTGATACAGGCCTGAGATCCAAGGCTGAAAAGCCATCTCAGGTGCTCCGTGGCAGCTGCCAAAATGGTGCTGACACACGGGATGAAAAGTCAGGCAAAGGAGAATCAATGGGTTCTTTGGCTGAGAAGCTGAAAACAACTCAGGATGAAGTCAGTGAGTGTTTGAGGGACATGCAGCTCACAAGGGGTAACTACACCTCTTCCAATGGCACGGTCTCAGCATACAGGTACCAGGTATCCTCCAGTGTGTCAGTCTCAGACTCTGCTGGCTCTAAAGTGGAAGCAGCGAGCAGTTTTGCTGCACCACACAGGCAGTCCTCAGAGGGGAGGGCTAAAAGGGCAGTAATCTCCCAGGAAAAAGAAGCTGCAGATACATCACTTGAAAGTGTGAAGCTTTCGATGCTAACAAAGCGTTCCCATCACTCCAGGAGTCAGGAAGACATTCTGCAGATTCTCACAGGTCTTGATAAAGAAGGCACTGAGCAGTCTTCTAATTCAGCAACAGATCATGTAAATATGGGATTAAAAACTGACTCCAAAGCCATCCAGAGTAACCAGGAAAAACTTAATTCAGATGAAGAATCAGGGAGAGGCAAGAACCCAACCACTCAGTCAGATCTTGAGACAAGAAAGAAAGTCAGTTCCAAGCAGCTCTCCAATTCTAGGGGAGTTTTTAGAGCATCGCTTTTTGAAAATGACAAAAGAACTGTGGACGATGAGGACTCTACCAAGTGCATAAAGCCATCGGATGCCAGCACTGGAGGATTGAAATCCAGAAGAACCTTCAGCCCTAGAGAAGCTCTGAGATCAAAAGCCGTCATTAAGCCTGCAATTGTTGAGAAGGATATGAAGGCAGTCATGGGAGGGACTGTTTCAGAGGCAGagtcagaaaaacagaagtctgCTTTTAAAACGGTAACAAATAAAATGTCAAGCAGCATCACAATCTTCCCTTCTGAGCCAACAGCTCCAAGGACCACTTCAGATACAGCAGCAAAGGAAAGGCATGTTACTACCAGCAACATCAGAGTTGCTTCAAATGAGCCTTCACCATCAATGTCACCAAACAATGTCCCTTCACCCTTTGAGATTTCGATTAACAGAAGTGCTCTGAAGTCATCTGAGACAGACAGAAGTGGAGAGGCAGCACCGAGAAGTAAAGCTGAAACAGTGGTCTCAAGAAGCAGCATTATGCTAAAGACTTCTGAACTCATGGAGAGGACCAGTGAGACACCTCTGGAGACAATGAGCTGGAAGAGCCATGGCTCGTCAGATGCAGGTTCATCCGAAACAAAGCATGTCACTGTGAGGAGTTCCTGGAGAACAAGACAAGGCCTCTATTCCCTGGAGGACTCTCAAACCAAAGTGGAGAAAAGTGCAACTTTCAGCATCACAAACTTGCGTAGGTCCTCAGTGGATCTTTTAGAAGGGGAAGGGAATAGTTCAAAAACAGACTCCCTGGAGCAGACTTCATCAAGGACGAGTGCCACAGCTAATTCTTGGAGTGCCCCCGACCCTGTACTTGGGTCCCGAAGGACCAAAAGTAACTTAAGTGCATCTGAGCTGCTGACGTGCAGGAGCTATGCAAGTGATtctacagcagctgctgcttggcagCGGACCACACTACCT GATGAAAGCAAGGATTTTGTGTCCAGTTCCAGAAGGAAGCAGTATGGCTCTTCTGAGTACCTGCTACAGGCTGACACTCTGGGGAAAAGGACAGCCACCAAGGTGGAGCTGCAGGACCCTGAATCCAGCTCCCCTGCACCAGCAGGGCTCCAAGGAGAGGAGCAG AGTGCTGCCCGGGCCTGCCGGACATCTCGGAGATGA